The Mycolicibacterium flavescens genome has a segment encoding these proteins:
- a CDS encoding Mce family protein, with protein sequence MTSRALLKLIAIVAMVCGACGCSSNPFGERAMTIIGLFDSASGLYEGNAVSILGMPVGSVEKIEAKGAYVEVTMRVEPGVKIPADAQAVTVSTSILTDRHVEFTPVYEDGPTLTDGQTLGLDRTRTPVEFDRVLAMIDELSVQLQGDGHGSGPVADLLSVSAAMTEGNGTKIRSALGELSTALKMSKERGAPTGDAITKIVTNLESLTTAAAENDQTIRDFGSSMRQLSDVLAAEQLGSGSTGAQINQILSETADLIEDNRGALKTTTAGMETTTKAIAEYRRELAESLDVAPMLLDNVYNMIDHEKDAIRAHPVLDKVELNGQFTKEVCNLLGMKQLGCTTGTIQDFGPDFGVTSMLEGLAGLGP encoded by the coding sequence ATGACCTCGCGGGCACTGCTGAAGTTGATCGCCATCGTCGCGATGGTGTGCGGCGCATGCGGCTGCTCGAGCAATCCGTTCGGTGAGCGAGCTATGACGATAATCGGCCTGTTCGACAGTGCCAGTGGGCTTTACGAGGGCAACGCGGTGTCGATTCTCGGTATGCCCGTCGGTAGCGTCGAGAAGATCGAGGCGAAGGGCGCCTATGTCGAGGTGACGATGCGCGTCGAGCCGGGGGTCAAGATCCCGGCCGACGCGCAGGCGGTGACCGTGTCCACCTCCATCCTCACCGACAGGCACGTGGAGTTCACACCCGTCTACGAGGACGGTCCGACGCTCACTGACGGTCAGACCCTCGGCCTGGATCGCACCCGTACGCCCGTCGAATTCGACCGTGTGCTGGCGATGATCGACGAGCTGTCGGTGCAGCTGCAGGGCGACGGCCACGGCTCCGGCCCAGTCGCCGACCTGCTGTCGGTGAGCGCCGCGATGACCGAGGGCAACGGCACGAAGATCCGGTCGGCGCTGGGGGAGCTGTCGACTGCGTTGAAGATGAGCAAGGAGCGCGGGGCGCCGACCGGTGACGCGATCACCAAGATCGTCACCAACCTGGAGAGCCTCACCACCGCGGCCGCCGAGAACGATCAGACCATCCGCGATTTCGGCTCGTCGATGCGTCAACTCAGCGATGTGTTGGCGGCCGAACAGCTCGGCAGCGGATCGACCGGCGCGCAGATCAACCAGATCCTCTCCGAGACAGCCGACCTCATCGAGGACAACCGCGGCGCGCTGAAGACCACGACTGCAGGGATGGAGACGACGACCAAGGCCATCGCCGAGTACCGGCGCGAGCTAGCGGAATCTCTGGACGTGGCGCCGATGTTGCTCGACAACGTCTACAACATGATCGACCACGAGAAGGACGCCATCCGTGCGCACCCGGTGCTCGACAAGGTCGAACTCAACGGTCAGTTCACCAAGGAGGTGTGCAACCTGCTGGGCATGAAGCAGCTGGGTTGCACGACGGGGACCATTCAGGATTTCGGCCCAGATTTCGGAGTCACCAGCATGCTCGAGGGATTGGCGGGGCTCGGACCATGA
- a CDS encoding Mce family protein, which produces MGLDRVPLPAPSVGEDSYEISATFANALNLPAKAKVRLSGADVGEVQSMTARDYTAVVTLRIDSDVQIPSGTKAELRSATPLGDIFVALTPPPGASAATTPLAAGTVLPLDSTASAASVEDVLSTAALLVNGGAIRNLTRVINGMGRAVGGKGEDLNRFVDESTRLIQSLSARSDSIKRALTRTGDLSATMAARQESIDAAIEAAGPALGAVAENTDRIVDLIAQVNRITLQLAKFPSVRGEESRSMMADLNRLSEGLNEAATAPGASLANFNLMFGPILKTTNSTASNVTIDLADLAVGAFADPYHPADPGSRGPGREDFRNLVGSISYELLMIRNKFWGKPTAPPGVAPPPNLIGPNPGNLTPAPPPPGLKPPPPSAPPGASLEEGTP; this is translated from the coding sequence ATGGGCCTGGACCGGGTGCCGCTGCCCGCGCCATCCGTCGGTGAGGACTCGTACGAGATCAGCGCGACATTCGCGAATGCGCTGAACCTGCCCGCCAAGGCCAAGGTCCGGTTATCCGGCGCCGATGTCGGTGAGGTTCAGTCGATGACCGCCCGGGATTACACGGCGGTGGTGACGCTGCGGATCGACTCGGATGTCCAGATCCCCTCCGGGACGAAGGCAGAACTGCGTTCGGCCACCCCGCTGGGCGATATCTTCGTCGCGCTGACACCGCCTCCCGGTGCATCTGCGGCGACGACACCGCTGGCAGCGGGCACCGTGCTCCCGTTGGATTCGACCGCCTCGGCCGCCTCGGTGGAAGACGTGTTGAGCACCGCAGCCCTGTTGGTCAATGGCGGCGCGATCCGCAACCTGACCCGGGTGATCAACGGTATGGGCCGCGCTGTCGGCGGTAAGGGTGAGGATCTGAACAGGTTCGTCGACGAGTCCACCCGCTTGATCCAAAGTCTCTCGGCACGTTCGGATTCCATCAAGCGCGCACTCACCCGGACCGGAGATCTGTCCGCCACGATGGCGGCCCGGCAGGAGTCCATCGACGCGGCCATCGAGGCGGCCGGCCCGGCGCTGGGCGCCGTCGCGGAGAACACCGACCGGATCGTCGATCTGATCGCGCAGGTGAACCGGATCACGCTGCAGCTGGCCAAGTTTCCGTCGGTGCGCGGAGAGGAGTCGCGCAGCATGATGGCCGACCTCAACCGGCTCTCCGAGGGGCTCAACGAGGCGGCGACCGCTCCCGGTGCGTCGCTGGCCAACTTCAACCTGATGTTCGGCCCGATTCTCAAGACGACCAACTCGACAGCGTCCAACGTCACGATCGACCTGGCCGACCTCGCCGTCGGGGCGTTCGCCGACCCCTACCATCCCGCCGACCCGGGCAGCCGCGGTCCGGGCCGCGAGGACTTCCGCAACCTGGTCGGCAGTATCTCCTACGAGCTGTTGATGATTCGCAACAAGTTCTGGGGTAAGCCCACGGCCCCACCCGGAGTCGCGCCACCGCCGAACCTGATCGGGCCCAACCCCGGCAACCTCACACCTGCTCCGCCGCCGCCGGGGCTCAAGCCGCCACCGCCGAGCGCTCCGCCGGGAGCGTCACTGGAGGAGGGCACACCATGA
- the mce6F gene encoding MCE-family protein Mce6F → MRPLLNALRWAKLRRLGLSALALAMMFVIGVTYLIFGTLRLDPVSTESLIRVHLDQTGGLLPGQDVTLRGVPVGRVRSIELSDTGAVAVAALHPGTRIPTDTAVRVSALSPAGEQYLDFRADRNDGPYLADGAEISSDRTTTPVTLAKLLSDLDGTLEQIDTERLSAVLDELRVGPEGTDKLAAILDGGTFLVSTLDSVLPQTVSLIRNSKVVLSTVRDVSPGMAETSEDLSTILGGVQRMDGGYRTLLDRGPQAFSGIDAVIADNSPTMVQLLGNLTTVSQLAYLRVPALQEFFFPQYRAGSALDAVGSAFRDGGVWGAVSLYSRYGCDYNLPQAPPTLTDFPEPYLYTYCPNPDPKYLVRGARNAPRPPGDDTAGPPPGAHPLQRADPVPTGPLTIPTPYGGPFLPLPPPPSGP, encoded by the coding sequence ATGAGGCCGCTGCTGAATGCGTTGCGATGGGCCAAACTGCGCCGCCTGGGCCTGTCGGCGCTCGCGCTGGCGATGATGTTCGTCATCGGCGTGACATACCTGATCTTCGGGACGTTGCGGCTCGATCCGGTGAGCACCGAATCCCTGATCCGCGTCCACCTCGACCAGACCGGTGGTCTGCTGCCGGGCCAGGACGTGACGCTGCGGGGTGTGCCGGTGGGGCGCGTGCGCTCGATCGAGTTGTCCGACACGGGCGCGGTCGCGGTCGCGGCACTTCACCCGGGTACCCGCATCCCCACCGACACCGCGGTTCGGGTGTCTGCGCTGTCGCCGGCCGGCGAGCAGTACCTCGATTTCCGCGCCGACCGCAATGACGGTCCCTACCTGGCCGACGGCGCCGAGATCTCCAGCGACCGCACGACCACTCCGGTGACGCTGGCCAAGCTGCTCAGCGATCTGGACGGCACCCTCGAGCAGATCGACACCGAGCGGTTGTCGGCGGTCCTCGACGAACTTCGGGTCGGGCCGGAGGGCACCGACAAGCTCGCCGCCATCCTCGACGGCGGCACGTTCCTGGTGTCGACGTTGGATTCGGTTCTGCCCCAGACGGTCAGCCTGATCCGCAACAGCAAGGTGGTGCTGTCGACGGTCCGTGACGTCAGCCCTGGGATGGCCGAAACATCCGAGGACTTGTCGACGATTCTCGGTGGCGTGCAACGCATGGACGGCGGGTACCGGACCCTGCTGGATCGTGGGCCGCAAGCGTTCTCGGGTATCGACGCCGTCATCGCCGACAACTCACCGACGATGGTGCAGTTGCTGGGCAACCTGACCACCGTGTCCCAGCTGGCCTATCTGCGGGTGCCTGCCCTGCAGGAGTTCTTCTTCCCGCAGTACCGCGCCGGATCGGCGCTCGACGCGGTCGGCAGCGCGTTCCGCGACGGTGGGGTGTGGGGAGCGGTCAGCCTGTACTCCCGGTACGGGTGCGACTACAACCTGCCCCAGGCGCCGCCGACGCTGACCGATTTCCCCGAGCCCTACCTGTACACCTACTGCCCGAACCCGGATCCGAAGTACCTTGTGCGCGGGGCGCGCAACGCGCCACGTCCGCCCGGCGACGACACCGCGGGCCCCCCGCCCGGCGCACATCCGCTGCAGCGCGCCGATCCGGTTCCGACCGGCCCGCTGACCATCCCGACACCGTACGGCGGTCCCTTCCTTCCGCTTCCTCCACCACCGAGTGGTCCGTGA
- a CDS encoding membrane protein, with amino-acid sequence MTTREQVLTLDANDDTDAEDTEKKAREETTAAEPESKTSEKAVEPESDSLRRRWLRKPTRKTVALGLGAVLLLGSLATSAVLAVDLQRERAVTDAGQQALAAAQQYAVVLTSVDAAKLDENFAAVLDGATGEFKKMYSESSSQLKQALIDNKARADGKVVAAGIKSATQDKVEVMLFLDQSVTNALNPEPRLDRNRIIITMEKVDGRWLASDVVLP; translated from the coding sequence ATGACTACCCGGGAACAGGTGCTGACACTGGACGCCAACGACGACACCGACGCCGAAGACACCGAGAAGAAGGCCCGCGAGGAGACCACCGCCGCCGAACCCGAATCGAAGACGAGCGAAAAAGCCGTTGAGCCCGAATCGGATTCGCTGCGACGCCGCTGGCTGCGGAAGCCCACCCGCAAGACGGTGGCGCTGGGACTGGGGGCCGTGCTCCTCCTCGGATCGTTGGCCACCAGCGCTGTGTTGGCCGTCGACCTGCAGCGCGAGCGGGCAGTCACCGATGCCGGCCAGCAGGCGCTCGCCGCGGCGCAGCAATACGCCGTCGTGCTGACCAGTGTCGACGCGGCCAAGCTCGACGAGAATTTCGCGGCGGTGTTGGACGGTGCGACCGGCGAGTTCAAGAAGATGTACAGCGAGTCCAGCAGCCAGCTCAAACAGGCGCTCATCGACAACAAGGCCCGCGCCGACGGCAAGGTGGTCGCGGCAGGCATCAAGTCGGCGACCCAGGACAAGGTCGAGGTGATGCTCTTCCTGGATCAGTCGGTCACCAACGCGCTCAATCCCGAACCGCGGCTTGATCGCAACCGCATCATCATCACCATGGAAAAGGTCGACGGCCGCTGGCTGGCCAGTGATGTCGTGCTGCCGTGA
- a CDS encoding putative conserved secreted protein → MAGGLMLGEAVRIGRLLALAAGAAMLLPGAVAAHADPAPARPPGSPDYIDHTVWEYHGDRATLRIYPTPWGWAGSGPFSNGAQSYDAWAELLEHAPDANTLSMQNQFMCYWQLSTFTNPGKVGTWNLEPWRPVVSSIIMQNSGCNPGGPDDVLNW, encoded by the coding sequence ATGGCCGGTGGGCTGATGTTAGGTGAGGCCGTGAGGATTGGTCGACTGCTCGCCCTCGCTGCGGGTGCCGCCATGCTGTTGCCGGGCGCGGTGGCGGCGCATGCGGACCCAGCGCCCGCGCGGCCGCCTGGTTCCCCCGATTACATCGACCACACCGTGTGGGAGTACCACGGCGATCGCGCGACCCTACGCATCTATCCCACGCCGTGGGGGTGGGCCGGGTCGGGACCGTTCAGCAACGGCGCGCAGAGCTACGACGCGTGGGCGGAACTACTCGAGCATGCGCCCGACGCCAACACGCTGTCCATGCAGAACCAGTTCATGTGCTACTGGCAACTTTCCACGTTCACCAACCCGGGCAAGGTCGGCACCTGGAACCTCGAACCGTGGCGTCCCGTCGTGTCCAGCATCATCATGCAGAACTCCGGGTGCAACCCCGGCGGACCCGACGACGTCCTCAACTGGTGA
- a CDS encoding aldehyde dehydrogenase has protein sequence MTASTVSTRKSLFIDGAWTSGTGNDTVTVVNPATEQSIAEVPQATVADIDAAVTAARTAFDQGPWPTMRPAERCRVLAAMADELTRRRDELIELNIAEAGSTRMLSEMLQVGTPIDHFRDLTDRVLPQFDFEPPVRPVMGHGIGQGMMLREAYGVAALITPFNFPFLLNLAKIGPALAAGCTAVLKPSPYTPLEALVLGEVAEAAGLPPGVLNVVTGDIAEGEALTTHPGVDLVSFTGSDAVGRRVYTQAADSLKKVVLELGGKSANIILDDADLDKVMESVLAGIVTHAGQGCALLTRILVHHSLHDELVARITGVLGFISVGDPADPATMMGPLIREVQRERVESLIATGVDEGAQIAFGGKRPAQMERGYFVEPTLFVGVDNSMRIAQDEFFGPVGVVIPFGDDDEAVRLANDSRYGLAGGVWSADPLRAVAVGRRLRAGTVIINGGGGGLNPSAPFGGYKHSGIGREFGEYGLAEYLQHKALQWPVG, from the coding sequence GTGACAGCCTCGACCGTTTCCACCCGCAAGAGCTTGTTCATCGACGGAGCATGGACGTCGGGCACCGGCAACGACACCGTGACGGTGGTGAACCCGGCGACCGAGCAATCCATCGCCGAGGTGCCGCAGGCCACCGTCGCCGACATCGACGCCGCTGTCACCGCGGCCCGCACCGCGTTCGACCAAGGACCGTGGCCGACGATGCGCCCGGCCGAGCGTTGCCGCGTCCTGGCCGCCATGGCCGACGAACTCACCCGCCGCCGAGACGAGTTGATCGAGTTGAACATCGCCGAGGCCGGTTCGACTCGAATGCTCTCTGAGATGCTTCAGGTCGGCACCCCGATCGACCACTTCCGCGACCTGACCGACCGGGTGTTGCCGCAGTTCGACTTCGAACCGCCGGTGCGGCCCGTGATGGGCCATGGCATCGGACAGGGCATGATGCTGCGCGAAGCCTATGGCGTGGCCGCGCTCATCACCCCGTTCAACTTCCCGTTCCTGCTGAACCTGGCCAAGATCGGACCCGCTCTGGCCGCCGGGTGTACCGCGGTGCTCAAACCGTCGCCGTACACGCCGCTGGAGGCGCTGGTGCTCGGTGAGGTGGCCGAGGCCGCCGGTCTGCCGCCGGGTGTGCTCAACGTGGTCACCGGCGACATCGCCGAGGGCGAGGCGCTGACCACCCATCCGGGGGTGGACCTCGTCAGCTTCACCGGCTCGGATGCGGTGGGCCGCAGGGTATACACGCAGGCGGCGGATTCGCTGAAAAAGGTCGTTCTCGAACTCGGCGGCAAGTCGGCGAACATCATCCTCGACGACGCCGACCTCGACAAGGTGATGGAGAGCGTGCTTGCGGGCATCGTCACCCACGCGGGACAGGGCTGCGCGCTGCTGACCCGCATACTGGTGCACCACTCGCTGCACGACGAGCTCGTCGCCCGCATCACCGGCGTGCTGGGCTTCATCAGCGTGGGAGACCCGGCCGACCCGGCGACGATGATGGGCCCGCTGATCCGCGAGGTGCAACGCGAGCGGGTCGAGTCGTTGATCGCGACCGGTGTGGACGAAGGCGCGCAGATCGCCTTCGGCGGAAAGCGTCCCGCACAGATGGAGCGCGGCTACTTCGTGGAACCGACGCTGTTCGTCGGGGTGGACAACTCGATGCGCATCGCTCAGGACGAGTTCTTCGGCCCGGTCGGTGTGGTCATTCCGTTCGGCGACGACGACGAGGCGGTGCGGCTGGCCAACGACAGCCGTTACGGTTTGGCCGGGGGCGTCTGGTCGGCCGACCCGCTGAGGGCGGTGGCGGTCGGACGCCGGTTGCGCGCAGGCACCGTCATCATCAATGGTGGTGGTGGCGGGCTGAACCCGAGCGCGCCGTTCGGCGGGTACAAGCACAGCGGCATCGGCCGGGAGTTCGGTGAGTACGGGCTGGCGGAGTACCTGCAGCACAAGGCGCTTCAATGGCCGGTGGGCTGA
- the pdhR_3 gene encoding transcriptional regulator, translating to MDLNGRGDRSSKLVRAPKTAELIADHLRSSIVRGVLKKGDALPTEVELVRQFGVSRPTLREAFRILESESLIVVRRGSRGGVLVSSPETAVAARDFGLLLQMSKTTLADVYEARKVFEPAAVELLAKRAKSDDVAELRSTSSALAALIAEGAEHADLGEWSAVVFRFHDVILERSGNNTMALVGAVLRDVITKHMQRAVTTAAGPEVIEKQFKQTLRTFEKFIALVEDGDAAGAKDLWTAHMNRAGRQMLWGDLANETVLDLYS from the coding sequence ATGGACCTGAACGGCCGTGGCGACCGCTCGTCCAAGCTCGTTCGCGCCCCCAAGACCGCCGAGCTGATCGCCGACCATCTGCGCAGCAGCATCGTGCGTGGCGTGCTCAAGAAGGGCGACGCGCTGCCGACCGAGGTGGAACTCGTGCGGCAGTTCGGGGTGTCGCGGCCCACGCTGCGCGAGGCGTTCCGGATCCTGGAGAGCGAATCCCTGATCGTGGTGCGCCGCGGTTCGCGTGGCGGCGTGCTGGTGTCCTCGCCCGAGACCGCCGTGGCCGCGCGGGATTTCGGCCTGCTGCTGCAGATGTCGAAGACCACACTGGCCGATGTGTACGAGGCGCGTAAGGTCTTCGAGCCCGCCGCCGTCGAGCTGCTGGCCAAACGGGCGAAGTCCGATGATGTCGCTGAATTGCGTTCTACCAGTTCGGCTCTGGCGGCTCTGATCGCCGAAGGTGCCGAGCACGCCGACCTCGGCGAGTGGTCGGCCGTCGTCTTCCGGTTCCACGACGTCATCCTCGAGCGGTCCGGAAACAACACCATGGCCCTGGTCGGTGCGGTGTTGCGCGATGTGATCACCAAGCACATGCAACGCGCTGTCACCACCGCCGCCGGCCCCGAAGTCATCGAAAAGCAGTTCAAGCAGACGCTGCGCACCTTCGAGAAGTTCATCGCGCTGGTCGAGGACGGGGACGCCGCAGGAGCCAAGGATCTTTGGACCGCTCACATGAATCGGGCGGGTCGCCAGATGCTCTGGGGCGACCTCGCCAATGAAACGGTCCTCGACCTGTATTCCTGA
- the frc_8 gene encoding putative acyl-CoA transferase/carnitine dehydratase, producing MAGPFEGVRVVEVAAWTFVPGAGAIMADLGADVIKVEPPTGDPQRALRNALNADDNAPNPFLHVPNRGKRSITLDLTTPAGLDALRQLVKTADVFLTSYLPKVRAKLGIDPDDLRADHPRLIYVRGSGWGSTGPNASTGGFDSAAAWSAAGVQNKLTAPGATDPAAQPAAFFDLQGSSAIAGAVAMALFRRERSGEGALIDVSLLNTGMWTMGPDIAAAAAGSGELPRIERKAAPNPIVNYYRTSDDRWLNLVCLQADRFWPELCMLIGREDLIDDERFRDAFSRFVNSAECVAELDATFGRRTLEEWRSALTGFSGVWSAAATFEEVCASPQVAENGYLPEVQGTDGKPFRLVAPPYQFDGVPTTPAGPAPELGQHTEEILLDCGMDWDTIAGLREQGVLG from the coding sequence ATGGCTGGTCCATTCGAGGGTGTTCGCGTCGTCGAGGTGGCGGCATGGACCTTCGTGCCGGGTGCCGGCGCCATCATGGCCGATCTCGGCGCCGACGTGATCAAGGTGGAGCCCCCGACCGGTGATCCTCAGCGCGCCCTGCGAAATGCGCTCAACGCCGATGACAATGCGCCCAACCCGTTTCTGCACGTGCCCAATCGGGGTAAGCGCAGCATCACCCTGGACTTGACCACCCCGGCCGGTCTGGACGCACTGCGCCAACTCGTCAAGACCGCGGACGTCTTTCTCACCAGCTACCTGCCGAAAGTACGGGCGAAACTCGGCATCGATCCCGACGACCTGCGCGCGGACCATCCACGGCTGATTTACGTGCGGGGATCCGGCTGGGGCAGCACCGGTCCCAACGCCTCAACGGGCGGGTTCGATTCCGCCGCAGCGTGGTCGGCGGCGGGCGTTCAGAACAAGCTGACCGCCCCGGGGGCAACCGACCCCGCCGCGCAACCGGCCGCGTTCTTCGACCTGCAGGGCTCCAGTGCCATCGCCGGTGCGGTGGCCATGGCACTGTTCCGACGAGAACGGTCGGGTGAGGGCGCGCTGATCGACGTTTCACTGCTGAACACCGGTATGTGGACCATGGGCCCCGACATCGCCGCGGCGGCGGCCGGTTCGGGGGAACTGCCGCGCATCGAACGCAAGGCGGCACCGAATCCGATCGTCAACTACTACCGCACCTCCGACGACCGATGGTTGAACCTGGTGTGCCTGCAGGCTGACCGGTTCTGGCCTGAACTCTGCATGTTGATCGGGCGCGAGGACCTGATCGACGATGAACGATTCCGCGACGCCTTCTCGCGCTTCGTCAACAGTGCCGAATGCGTCGCGGAGTTGGACGCCACGTTCGGACGCCGCACGCTCGAGGAGTGGCGCAGCGCGTTGACGGGGTTCTCCGGCGTGTGGTCGGCGGCCGCGACATTCGAGGAGGTCTGCGCCAGCCCGCAGGTCGCCGAGAACGGTTATCTGCCCGAGGTCCAAGGCACCGATGGCAAGCCGTTCCGGTTGGTGGCCCCGCCCTATCAATTCGACGGCGTGCCAACCACACCGGCCGGTCCCGCCCCCGAACTCGGCCAGCACACCGAGGAGATTCTGCTGGATTGCGGCATGGACTGGGACACGATCGCAGGCCTGCGCGAACAGGGAGTGCTGGGCTGA
- the tesB_1 gene encoding acyl-CoA thioesterase has protein sequence MSLTREVFDGEQLTPTTVAEVLRIKPLRHDRFRADPVSVTGRRTIYGGQVAAQALRAASLTVPEDRIAHSIHGYFLLAGDASAPIELRVERDRDGGRYSGRRVTAVQNDGVIFSMSCSFSRPKPDAPEYQAAELPRVQPPDELDTHQLNASRTFDVEARVPEDTRPWYRWPARMWLRIREPLADDPNMRACGVVFLSDLCTGLSRAPHIEQVGLLPSVDHAVWLHRGADPNDWLLIDLDPVATAGGRGMYSGHLYTTHGRIVATLAQESLFDIPRQRPEKRSAT, from the coding sequence ATGAGCTTGACGCGCGAGGTTTTCGACGGCGAGCAGCTCACCCCGACCACCGTCGCCGAGGTGCTCCGCATCAAGCCGCTGCGGCACGACCGCTTTCGGGCCGATCCGGTCAGCGTGACGGGCAGGCGCACGATCTACGGCGGGCAGGTGGCGGCCCAAGCGCTGCGTGCGGCGAGCCTCACGGTGCCCGAGGATCGCATCGCACACTCCATCCACGGCTATTTCCTGCTCGCGGGTGATGCCAGCGCACCGATCGAGCTGCGGGTGGAACGGGACCGCGACGGCGGACGCTACTCGGGACGCCGCGTCACCGCCGTACAGAACGACGGGGTGATCTTCTCGATGTCCTGTTCGTTCAGCCGTCCGAAACCCGACGCGCCCGAGTATCAGGCCGCCGAACTACCGCGGGTGCAGCCGCCGGACGAGCTGGACACGCACCAGCTCAACGCGTCGCGCACGTTCGACGTGGAGGCCCGCGTCCCCGAGGACACCCGGCCCTGGTACCGCTGGCCTGCTCGAATGTGGCTGCGGATCCGCGAACCGTTGGCCGATGACCCCAACATGCGGGCCTGCGGTGTGGTGTTCCTGTCCGACCTGTGCACCGGATTGTCCCGTGCGCCGCACATCGAGCAGGTCGGTCTGCTGCCGAGCGTCGATCACGCGGTGTGGCTGCACCGCGGCGCGGATCCGAACGACTGGCTGCTGATCGATCTCGATCCCGTTGCGACCGCGGGCGGGCGCGGAATGTACTCCGGCCACCTCTACACCACGCACGGCAGGATCGTGGCCACTCTTGCACAGGAGTCGCTTTTCGACATCCCTCGACAACGCCCCGAGAAGCGTTCGGCTACATGA
- the fadD4 gene encoding fatty-acid--CoA ligase, with protein MKHPWDQRLGVWWISEDHPHAPAIAESPSGRTMSFGELAAAAHRVANALRAHGLRDGEAVAYALPNDVDAVVWQLATTEIGLRYLTLNPTLSADEFASILEHSGATALVSHVDDLDRCAAAAGGATLRVVVGSGSGNGLPAGFITDTELVADHPPTPPAGRRQGDSIRYSSGTTGKPKGIMRALEDRDPSEAANAMAVFGRAFDFRPFDGAHLVSTGMHHAGCQSFYLGALHVGQALVILGKFDAEQTLAAIDRHPVTSAYMVPTQFVRMLKLSREVRDKYDVSSLRSVVHSAAPCPLQVKKDMMDWWGPVIWETYGGTEGAATIAKPYRWLEKPGTVGRPVRGMNVKILGDEGNPLPANEIGHVYIESVAGRSFEYRNDAELTASVHRGNAFTLGDMGYLDDDGYLFICDRAKDMIISGGVNIYPAEVEGVLSSHPAVADVAVIGIPDPEWGEQVKAVIELVADAEPSDALAAEIIAFGRSRLAGFKCPRSVEFTAQLPRTETGKLMKRSIRDAYWAEAGRRV; from the coding sequence GTGAAGCATCCGTGGGACCAGCGACTCGGAGTGTGGTGGATCTCCGAAGATCACCCCCACGCCCCGGCGATCGCCGAGTCGCCCAGCGGGCGCACTATGAGCTTCGGTGAACTCGCCGCGGCAGCCCACCGGGTGGCCAACGCCTTGCGCGCCCACGGCCTACGAGACGGCGAGGCGGTCGCGTACGCGCTGCCGAACGACGTCGACGCCGTGGTGTGGCAGTTGGCGACCACCGAGATCGGTCTGCGCTACCTGACGCTGAACCCGACGCTGTCGGCAGACGAGTTCGCCTCGATCCTCGAACACTCCGGCGCCACCGCCCTGGTATCCCACGTCGACGACCTGGACCGGTGCGCCGCCGCGGCAGGCGGCGCCACCCTGCGGGTCGTCGTCGGTTCCGGGTCTGGGAACGGCCTGCCCGCCGGATTCATCACCGACACCGAATTGGTGGCCGACCACCCGCCGACGCCGCCCGCAGGCCGCAGACAAGGCGATTCCATCCGGTATTCGTCGGGGACCACCGGTAAGCCGAAGGGCATCATGCGCGCTCTCGAGGATCGCGATCCGTCCGAGGCCGCCAATGCCATGGCGGTTTTCGGCCGCGCCTTCGACTTCCGGCCGTTCGACGGCGCGCACCTGGTGTCGACGGGTATGCATCACGCCGGTTGCCAGAGCTTCTATCTCGGGGCGCTCCACGTCGGTCAGGCGTTGGTGATCCTCGGCAAGTTCGACGCGGAGCAGACCCTGGCCGCCATCGACCGGCACCCGGTCACGTCGGCCTACATGGTGCCCACCCAATTCGTGCGAATGCTCAAGCTGTCACGCGAGGTCCGCGACAAGTACGACGTGTCGAGCCTGCGTTCGGTGGTGCACTCGGCGGCACCGTGCCCGCTGCAGGTCAAGAAGGACATGATGGATTGGTGGGGTCCCGTCATCTGGGAGACCTACGGCGGCACCGAGGGCGCGGCCACAATCGCCAAACCTTATCGCTGGCTGGAAAAACCCGGCACGGTCGGGCGGCCGGTGCGCGGCATGAACGTCAAGATTCTCGGTGATGAGGGAAATCCGCTGCCCGCCAACGAAATCGGCCACGTCTACATCGAGTCGGTGGCCGGGCGGAGCTTCGAGTACCGCAACGACGCCGAGCTCACGGCGTCGGTGCACCGCGGGAACGCCTTCACGCTGGGCGACATGGGCTATCTCGACGACGACGGCTACTTGTTCATCTGCGACCGCGCCAAGGACATGATCATCAGCGGCGGCGTCAACATCTACCCGGCCGAGGTCGAGGGGGTTTTGTCGAGCCATCCGGCCGTCGCCGACGTGGCGGTGATCGGGATACCCGATCCGGAATGGGGCGAACAAGTCAAGGCGGTGATCGAACTCGTCGCCGACGCGGAACCGTCCGACGCCCTGGCCGCGGAAATTATCGCTTTCGGCCGGTCGCGATTGGCCGGGTTCAAGTGTCCGCGTTCGGTGGAGTTCACCGCCCAGCTCCCGCGCACCGAGACCGGAAAGCTGATGAAACGATCGATCAGGGACGCCTATTGGGCCGAAGCCGGCAGGCGGGTGTGA